A stretch of Electrophorus electricus isolate fEleEle1 chromosome 3, fEleEle1.pri, whole genome shotgun sequence DNA encodes these proteins:
- the esr2a gene encoding estrogen receptor 2a translates to MSESLERAVPLLQLQEVDSSRAGPGHVLSPAFDSSPPPALPVESHPICIPSPYTDISHDFTALPFYNSTLLGYGGPPLSECPPVRQSLSPGLFWPSHGHAASLALHRSRSHAPQNQLSGGAWQEPLPRDCAPEENSKPMGKWSVECEEAFSSAESKTDTHFCAVCSDYASGYHYGVWSCEGCKAFFKRSIQGHNDYICPATNQCTIDKNRRKSCQACRLRKCYEVGMMKCGMRRDRGTYGRAGSQPRRVARFPARGIAGSHRAPERRGSPATRVKEVTAVAMSPEELIGRIMEAEPPEIYLMKDVKKPFTEANVMMSLTNLADKELVHMISWAKKIPGFVELSLFDQVHLLECCWLEVLMLGLMWRSVNHPGKLIFSPDLILSRDEGSCVQGFVEIFDMLLAATSRFRELKLQREEYVCLKAMILLNSNMCLSSDEGAEEPASKARLMQLLDSVTDALVWSISKTGLSFQQCSTRLAHLLMLLSHIRHVSNKGMDHLHCMKMKKMVPLYDLLLEMLDAHIMHSSRLPHAGPGEPSAPKNRPRAQEPHGCVSQQ, encoded by the exons ATGTCTGAGTCTCTGGAGAGGGCCGTACCGCTGCTCCAGCTGCAGGAGGTGGACTCCAGCAGGGCCGGACCGGGTCACGTGCTCTCGCCCGCCTTTgactcctccccaccccccgcccTGCCAGTGGAGAGCCACCCCATCTGCATTCCCTCACCCTACACGGACATCAGCCACGACTTCACTGCGCTGCCTTTCTACAACTCCACCCTGCTGGGCTACGGCGGGCCGCCTCTCTCAGAGTGCCCTCCCGTGCGCCAGTCACTGAGCCCCGGCCTGTTCTGGCCCTCCCACGGCCACGCGGCATCGCTGGCTCTGCACCGGTCGCGCTCGCACGCCCCACAGAACCAGCTCAGCGGCGGGGCCTGGCAGGAACCCCTGCCGCGCGACTGCGCACCCGAGGAGAACAG CAAACCCATGGGGAAGTGGTCAGTGGAGTGTGAGGAGGCTTTCAGCTCCGCAGAGAGCAAAACGGATACGCACTTCTGCGCTGTCTGCAGTGACTACGCCTCTGGCTACCACTACGGAGTCTGGTCCTGTGAGGGCTGCAAAGCCTTCTTCAAGAGAAGCATCCAAG GACATAATGACTACATCTGCCCAGCAACCAACCAGTGCACCATCGATAAGAACCGGCGCAAAAGCTGCCAGGCCTGCAGGCTCCGCAAGTGTTACGAAGTGGGAATGATGAAATGTG GCATGCGTCGAGACCGTGGCACCTACGGCCGCGCAGGCTCCCAGCCCAGGAGGGTGGCCCGTTTCCCCGCCAGGGGCATTGCAGGCAGCCACAGAGCACCAGAGCGGAGAGGCTCGCCTGCCACCAGGGTGAAGGAGGTCACCGCCGTGGCGATGAGCCCTGAGGAGCTGATAGGCCGGATAATGGAGGCGGAGCCACCGGAGATCTATCTGATGAAGGACGTGAAGAAGCCCTTCACCGAGGCCAACGTCATGATGTCCCTTACCAACCTGGCGGACAAGGAGCTTGTGCACATGATCAGCTGGGCTAAGAAGATCCcag GTTTCGTGGAGCTCAGCCTCTTTGACCAGGTCCACTTGCTGGAGTGTTGCTGGCTAGAGGTGCTGATGCTCGGGCTCATGTGGAGGTCTGTGAATCATCCTGGAAAGCTCATCTTCTCCCCCGATCTCATCCTCAGCAG GGACGAGGGCAGCTGTGTGCAGGGCTTCGTGGAGATCTTCGACATGTTGCTGGCGGCCACGTCCCGCTTCAGGGAGCTGAAGTTACAGAGGGAGGAGTACGTCTGCCTCAAGGCCATGATTCTCCTCAACTCCA ACATGTGTCTGAGCTCGGACGAGGGGGCGGAGGAACCTGCGAGCAAGGCCAGGCTGATGCAGTTGCTGGACTCGGTGACGGATGCTCTGGTGTGGTCCATCTCGAAGACAGGCCTTAGCTTTCAGCAGTGCTCCACCCGCCTGGCCCATCTGCTTATGCTGCTCTCCCACATCCGCCACGTCAg CAACAAGGGCATGGACCACCTCCACTgcatgaagatgaagaagatggTGCCCCTCTATGATCTGCTGCTGGAAATGCTCGACGCCCACATCATGCACAGCTCGCGCCTGCCGCACGCCGGCCCAGGAGAGCCCAGCGCTCCAAAGAACAGGCCACGAGCTCAGGAGCCCCATGGCTGCGTTTCCCAGCAGTAG